A section of the Oryza sativa Japonica Group chromosome 1, ASM3414082v1 genome encodes:
- the LOC9272049 gene encoding formin-like protein 16, producing the protein MATTTTRHGGRAADCSEAALQPPASARRDRRPAAVLRSPRQPAPLSPTSALFPDVDEPPSSRRRAGRRRSGRRPAAAQQGTAVPTPPPPRAAQPGTAMPTPPPPPAAPCRTLPSQARLCRRRLRLAPPPPRRSPPPSPPGRRPAVVRQPSTRQ; encoded by the coding sequence atggcgacgacaacgacgaggcACGGCGGCAGGGCGGCGGACTGCAGCGAGGCGGCGCTGcagccgccggcctccgctcgccgcgaccgccggccagccgccgtcctccgctcGCCGCGACAGCCGGCGCCACTCTCTCCTACCTCCGCCCTCTTCCCCGACGTCGACGAGCCGCCttcaagccgccgccgcgccggccgccgccgctccggccgccgcccagCCGCCGCCCAGCAGGGCACGGCTgtgccgacgccgcctccgccgcgcgccgcccagCCGGGCACGGCTatgccgacgccgcctccgccgcccgccgccccctGCCGCACGCTGCCCAGCCAGGCACGGCTgtgccgacgccgcctccgccttgcgccgcccccaccgcgccgctccccgccgccgtcgccaccaggccgccgccccgccgtcgtGCGCCAGCCGTCGACCCGCCAATGA
- the LOC4325026 gene encoding E3 ubiquitin-protein ligase AIRP2, which yields MFHGGRPLSLRGSLKALEADIHHANTLAHAIHRAYGGACVQMRLSYSSMAPIILNLIQWMDCSCSLSYTLPSYLGLLEVLVYKVYVDEDASISTNIERRASLKEFYAVIYPFLQQLEGNLMEKDCNEKGWCKEAASGGGGRKLYADDKDDEREDECGICLETCTKMVLPNCNHAMCINCYRDWYTRSQSCPFCRGSLKRVRSRDLWVLTGDDDVIDTVTLEKENVRHFHSFIDSLPLIVPDNLLLVYYDYLV from the exons ATGTTTCATGGTGGCAGGCCTTTGTCCCTCAGGGGCTCTCTCAAGGCGCTTGAAGCTGATATCCACCATGCCAACACCCT GGCGCATGCTATACACAGGGCCTATGGGGGTGCCTGTGTGCAGATGAGGCTGTCTTACAGCTCCATGGCTCCAATCATCCTTAACCTCATCCAGTGGATGGATTGCAGCTGCTCCCTTTCATATACCCTCCCTAGTTACCTAGGTCTCCTTGAGGTTCTTGTGTACAAG GTATATGTTGATGAGGATGCCTCTATATCCACCAACATTGAAAGGAGAGCAAGCCTCAAGGAATTCTATG CTGTAATATATCCATTCTTGCAACAACTCGAGGGGAATTTGATGGAGAAAGACTGCAACGAGAAAGGATGGTGCAAGGAGGCGgcctccggtggcggcggccggaagCTTTACGCCGACGATAAGGACGACGAGAGGGAAGATGAGTGCGGCATTTGCTTGGAGACTTGCACCAAGATGGTCCTTCCAAATTGCAACCATGCCATGTGCATCAACTGTTATCGAGACTG GTACACAAGATCTCAGTCATGCCCGTTCTGCCGCGGGAGCCTGAAGAGAGTCCGATCAAGGGACCTCTGGGTGCTCACCGGAGACGACGACGTGATCGACACCGTGACGCTGGAGAAGGAGAATGTGAGGCACTTCCACAGCTTCATCGACAGCCTGCCCCTCATAGTCCCTGACAACCTCTTGCTGGTGTACTACGACTACCTAGTCTGA
- the LOC4325027 gene encoding fructose-bisphosphate aldolase 3, cytoplasmic — protein MSAYCGKYKDELIKNAAYIGTPGKGILAADESTGTIGKRFASINVENVEENRRSLRELLFTTPGALQHLSGVILFEETLYQKTKDGKPFVDVLKEGGVLPGIKVDKGTVEVAGTNKETTTQGHDDLGKRCAKYYEAGARFAKWRAVLKIGPNEPSQLSIDLNAQGLARYAIICQENGLVPIVEPEILVDGSHDIERCAYVTEKVLAACYKALNEHHVLLEGSLLKPNMVTPGSESKKVSPQLIAEYTVRALQRTVPAAVPAIVFLSGGQSEEEATVNLNAMNKLSTKKPWALSFSFGRALQQSTLKAWGGKTENVVKAQKAFITRCKANSEATLGTYQGDAVLGEGASESLHVKDYKY, from the exons ATGTCGGCCTACTGCGGCAAGTACAAGG ACGAGCTCATCAAGAATGCTGCCTACATTGGCACTCCTGGCAAGGGTATCCTTGCTGCAGATGAGTCCACTGGCACCATTGGCAAGCGCTTTGCCAGCATCAATGTCGAGAACGTTGAGGAGAACCGCCGCTCTCTCCGCGAGCTGCTCTTCACCACCCCTGGTGCCCTCCAGCACCTAAGTGGTGTGATCCTCTTCGAGGAGACCCTGTACCAGAAGACCAAGGACGGCAAGCCCTTCGTCGATGTCCTCAAGGAGGGTGGTGTCCTCCCTGGCATCAAGGTTGACAAGGGTACCGTTGAGGTTGCCGGCACCAACAAAGAGACCACCACCCAGGGCCACGATGATCTTGGCAAGCGTTGCGCCAAGTACTACGAGGCCGGTGCCCGCTTCGCCAAGTGGCGTGCTGTCCTCAAGATTGGCCCCAACGAGCCATCGCAGCTTTCCATTGACCTGAATGCTCAGGGTCTTGCTCGCTATGCCATCATCTGCCAGGAGAACGGGCTGGTGCCGATTGTCGAGCCTGAGATCCTTGTCGATGGCTCTCATGACATTGAGCGCTGTGCCTATGTCACCGAGAAGGTCCTCGCTGCCTGCTACAAGGCCCTCAACGAACACCATGTCCTCCTGGAGGGTTCCCTCCTGAAGCCCAACATGGTCACCCCAGGATCTGAATCCAAGAAGGTTTCCCCTCAGCTCATCGCCGAGTACACCGTCCGCGCCCTCCAGAGGACTGTCCCTGCTGCCGTGCCTGCCATTGTCTTCCTCTCTGGTGGAcagagcgaggaggaggcgaccgTGAACCTCAACGCCATGAACAAGCTCAGCACCAAGAAGCCGTGGGCTCTGTCCTTCTCCTTCGGCCGTGCTCTCCAGCAGAGCACGCTCAAGGCCTGGGGCGGCAAGACGGAGAACGTGGTGAAGGCGCAGAAGGCCTTCATCACCAGGTGCAAGGCCAACTCTGAGGCTACCCTTGGTACATACCAGGGTGATGCTGTGCTCGGCGAGGGTGCCTCTGAGAGCCTTCACGTCAAGGACTACAAGTACTGA